The window CATTTTTACTCATCTGTACCCAGGTTGCTTCAGGCAATCAAGACAAAGGGATCAACCTTCACCCCATGCCACTCCTATACCATTATGTGGGGTCTCATTCACAATTGAGGGGAATGTCAACCCAATCTCATTATCAATCCTGTTCTTGGGAGGTAGGGAAAATATTCTGAATTCCCCAAtattaattggttattaataCAAGAGAAAAGTAGTAATTTCTCTCAAGAGTATGATCTGGTTTTTGTAAGGGTCCGTTAAACATTTGCAAATGCACTCCTGGCTTTTTTCTAAAACTATAGAGGCCAATCATAGGACCAGGTCAGCTTCTATCCAAGTTACGAAAATCTCCTTCTTCCATTCTTGTCATTTTTAACTCTTTACAACCACAACACCTTTCATCCATATTGTAATTTAAGTTCATTAAATCAAAAGTTATATAAATGgacctcttttttttattctaacaTGTTTGGTcaactaataataattattattattacaacaatGATAACTAGCCTTTATGATTTAATAACATTTCTCAATTACTTGTAAAAATCATCAATTAAAAATCAGAAGGAATCTTAAAGACCTTCTAGTACAACTCCTTAaatttataaatggagaaattgaggtgcctgatagattaaatgatttgttcaaggtcacagaaataGCAAATAGCAGAGTTGGGTTATGAATTCATGTTCTTTGATTCCATATTCCATATTCTTTTCAACACATCATGCTGAGTCAAACTCTGAGGGTCTTTGAATACTATATAGAGGAGTTCTTATTTGACCCTAGAGGAAATAGGGAGTAACATAGTTTATTGAGCAGGGGAGTAGCATAGTCATAtctatgctttagaaatatctcTTTGGCAACTGTGTCATGGATAGATTGGAGAAAGGAATgacttaaagcaaagaaagaatatCTAGGTGTGAAAATAAGCATCTGGTTTCTCCAgatactaaaaaaacaaacaaaaattttccCCAAGAAGAAAGATACCAACATATTGTTAAATACCCACTTCTATACAAGAACTAGGACTtgtggaaaaaaatgagcaagaatCTCGGGCAATGAGAAGATGGCATGAGAAGGTTCTACACCACTCGGAGTGAGCTAACAAAATCATGTATCTACTAAACTATTGATCTATCAAAATACTTAGTGGATTACCCAGAGAACAATGGCTGTTTACCCTAATTTTTCAGGTAAGCATTAGAAGTGAAATgtcagggtggttaggtggcgcagtgaatagagcaccggccttggagtcaggagtacctgggttcaaatctgacctcagacacttaataattacctagccgtgtggccttgggcaagccacttaaccccattcattgccttgaaaaatctaaaaaaaaaaaaggtgaaatgtCATGGGAACTGTCATATATTTGACATACTATATTATATTCCTTACTTTTTTCTCAAGCAATAGCTGAACTTTGTATGTCATCTAAAAAGATGTGGCAAGTGCCACATAAAACAACTAACTAAGCTTTACAGCACAGATTGAAGAGAATGATTTTACCTGTAGCAGCCCAGGATGACTTAGTCCTCATACAAGTTGTACAGAATTAGTGAAGTTGAGGGTTCTCTGGGACATAAAGTTAATATAAAGTCaggcttttattttattattttggcaagcatatataGAATAATTCAAACACTCAGTAGCTCCCTCATAGAGGGTGGAAGAAGACTGGGTCAGCCCCAGTCACTTCTATTGACATCCCATTACTACTATTTACTGCTTTCAAAAAGTACTGCAAGCCATGTATATCTATCAGAACTAGCATGACATAGGTTGATTACCCTAAGGCCTTTTGTCACACCAGAGGTATATTATGTTCTCTGGTTGGAGGGTCAGAAAATCTCAGAAAATGACTGCATGACAAATTCAGGATGCTTCCAACAGTGGATGAAGGGAAATATTTAGATAAGAAGAAGTGAGATGGTTAATCTTTCTTATCCAAACAGGGGATAGGGGAATCACCCAAATATAAAACAGACAACTTTAATTaatgaaattagaattttttttcatttaaaatcaatATAGCTAAAAGaaattgtcaattggggaaaatattcacacacacacacacacacacacatatatatctgatAAAGTCAATATATAAggaatatagaaatttattttatttgtttgtttgtttatttgtttattttttagtttttgcaaggcaatggggttaagtggcttgcccaaggccacacggctaggtaaatattaagtgtctgaggctggatttgtactcaggtcctcctgactccagggccggtgctctatccactgtgccacctagctgccccaaggaataTAGAAATTaacaatatatgtgtatatatatatatatatatatatatatatatatatatctcataagtcattctccaaaatatatatatttcaaaaaaagttaaattcttAACAGCTATATGAAAAACTGATACAAAGCAAATGAGATAAcctgcaaagtgctttataaattctaAAGAACTTATAAAAATTCTAAGTgtcaatattattaaattattaatagcCATAAGTTACATTAATTCATTTTGTCAGtaagttgaaaaagaaaaaaaattttaaaatagttgatATGCACATACATTTTACactgtttattttaatttattttaattttatttatgtaaggcaatggagcCGAGTCAAGCGGGAGGCGGAGGCTCCCGGGTGTTTCCAAGATTTAGCTTCACCCGTGACCCGCTGCCATGGCCGAGGTAGGCATTGCTGCTGGAGGTGGAATGGACGTGAACATCGCTCTACAAGAAGTGCTCAAGACCGCACTCATCCACGACGGCCTCGCTCGTGGAATTCGTGAAGCTGCCAAAGCCTTGGACAAACGCCAAGCCCATCTTTGTGTTCTTGCTTCCAACTGTGATGAACCTATGTATGTAAGGTTGGTTGAGGCCCTGTGTGCTGAACACCAAATCAATTTAATCAAGGTTGATGACAACAAGAAGCTGGGTGAATGGGTAGGCCTCTGTAAAATTGACAGAGAGGGAAAGCCCAGAAAAGTGGTTGGATGCAGTTGTGTTGTTGTTAAGGACTATGGCAAGGAATCTCAGGCCAAAGATGTCATCGAAGAATATTTTAAGTGcaagaaataagtaaataaaagccTTGGtctcaattggaaaaaaaaaaagagtgacttgcccaaggtcacactgttaggcaattattaaatgtctgagactggagttgaactcaagtcctcctgactccagggtcagtgctctagccactgcaccacctaactgcccctacattgtttattttaaaaccaagttacaaaatttcccttcaccttctcttcccacccttctcccctcagtagggaacagttaGGAGTTaccattttacatatttattttgtaaaaatgactacaaattaataatttttggcttgaggatttaggattaagggaatgagatacatgagagataacTTTCATAAAGTGTCCATCATATTCAGAAGAGttgttttttctgtgttttgttttgtaactatttttttattttaacatttttttaattgagttaaacattctctccctttctccatcccttcttCTACCCACTGAGAAGTCAAACAAgataatatcaattatacatgtaaaatcatgcaaaacatattttaaaaatattaacattttccatattaacaaaaagcaagaaaaataaaaaagtgagaaaattatgatTCAATTTGCACTTAATTCATCAGTCCTCTCTAtggaggcagatagcattttttcatcatgggtctttcagaattgtcttggatcactgtattgataAGAGTAAatttttcatagttgatcatcataacaACATTGCAGTAACTATGTAATATGACTTCCTGATTCTTCTTaccttcatttttcatcagttcatataggttttCCCAAGTATTTCTGAAACTattccccttcatcatttcttaaagtacaagagaattccatcataatcaaatattaaacttgttcagttatttcctaattgatggagtATCTTCtcaatttgtaattctttgctaccataaaaagaactgttataaatatttttgtacaaataggtcctttctattttttttttgatatttgggggagggttcagTTATATGATTGAGTCATAGGGTATATACAACTTTATAGccttttaggcatagttccacaGTGTTATCTAGAATGTATGTACTACTTCACAACTCTACCTATAGTTTATTAGTGTACCTGTTTACCCATATTCCTCACAGAATTTGTAATTTCTGATaaatgtgaggtagtacctctgaattatattaatttacttttctctaatcaataatgattcagacccctttttcaaataactatagataactttgattttttttttcttctgaaagctcatccatattttttgatcatttttcaactGTGGACtggctattatttttataaatttaactcagttccctatatatttgagaaatgaaatttgCTATTAAAATGTTTGATATCACTTCATTGTCTAGAtatcttttagcaaaatgcagtttctctgataatttcttttaattggatcaagttttgcttttattttgtctgacaACATGATTGATTTTCCTGCCTTTTtgatttcagctgaagcatagaaTCTGCTCCATGcccttattttaattctgtgtgcAACTTTCTGTTTCAAGCATATTTTCTGAAGACAAGAAATTGCTGGATTTTGTTTCTAGACCATTTTTCTATCCACTTCCACTTTATGGCTgaactcatcccattcacattcacagttatgattacgaATTGTGTATTTCTTTTCaagatatttttcccatttatccttccttttctctttttatcctgccCATCagaattctgttttgtttctgaccactGCCTTCCTCCATCTATTCTCCCTTTTGTCACATATACccctttcagttttcctttttctctcatactttcttGTTggttaaaatagatttctatacccaaatgaGCATGTATGTATATTCTTCACTCTTTAcatcacttccaatgagagtgatGTTTAAGTGTTATCCACTGAGACTACAccccattttcccctccattgTTAAAGCTCTTCTTTGCATGCCTGCTTTATGTGACAGAATTTCCCCTATTGTTCCTCTCACATTCCctcttctcccagtacatttctctttctcatctcttccatgttttgttttgttttttcagatcaACCCAATATAATCAGCTCATGCCTTCAGTTTTTTGTAAAAGTTTTCTTActgcctaataataataataataataataaagttcttaggTGTTAAACAAAGCTTCTTCCCAAGGAGCTGCTCTGGTCCTTACACAGAAAGACCACTGCTCCCCTTCATCTACAAATGCTAGCATTTCTCTTGGCTCTGAAACTATTACCAGGTCCCCTGGTCTCTTTTAGCCAGAAGTTCCAGTGCTCCTCTCTGACTTGGAACTGCAACCAGGACCTCTGTTCCCCTGTGATTGACCACACATACTCCTTTGAGCCCCCAAAATGTGACCAAATATTGAGTAAGTAGTAGAGTGGTCCAATAATGCCAGACTCTATAGCCAGTGCCAGCAAAAGGTCCCCTGTAAtctatttctggaatttggcatcTTTACTCTGAGAGCTTGAAGTTATTGCTACAGATATCACAATCACCTCTAAAGCATAACCCTAGTGTTTCTGCTTTATGTGCTCCAGGTCAGCACCCACCCTAGTGTTACAAACTTCTCTAGTCAACTTCCTAAGCTGTCTTaggcaggaaaaaaatgtttcaccCTATTCTTTTGTTGATTCTGATGCTccagaattttatttaaggcattattattttggaggggaatgttgggaAAGTTTGGTCAATTGCTTCCTCTTCTGATGTAATCATTTTGcaaaacagtttggaattatgctcaaataaggaggggagtgaaaaaATAGTTAATCTTTGACTCAAAGATCTCCCTACTAGCtatatatattctaataaagtcaaggacaaaagaaaatattatatatgaagcAAAATAGCTTTTTGTGGTCATGAAATGCTAGAAATAAAAGAGGTATTCAttacttggggaatggctaagcaaattaaTGTAATGTTactataaaataagaaacaatgaaattgaGAATTCTTTTTCAATGGAAGATTTGTGATGCAGACTTTAGTAAgcaaagaatgaggaaaataatatagtCAATAActacaaaattataaatgaaaagaacaataaaataaagctaAATACTGTGTGGTTATGCCAACTAATACTGGCCccagagaaaagatgagaaaatgtatcCTCTTGCTTTTCCATTGGAAATGTTGTGGCACTATGAGGATAGAATATTGCATATACTTTCAGATGTGATTTTGGGGTGGTTagctttccttatttttattctgttacaAGGGGAAACTCTctggaaatacattttaaattaattgtgATATCAAAACAAAgggcatcaataaaactttaaaaattatttgagggaaaaaaatataagaaaacatcATGAAACTTTATAAATAATAACCCTGGATTTATTCTAAAGGAAATGAAGCCTATCAgggtaaaaaaaaaggtaacaaaatGCAACAAATATAGGTTTATCAGGTATCATCTTAACTAAAGTCTTGTCACTTGGAATTATGCTCAATTATCCCCACTACCTCTAAAGCTCACCCCTAGTGTTTTTGATTTTTATGCTCCACCACCCTGGTGTCACAAACTTCTCTTTTCAACCTCCTAAGTTGTCACAATGTCATgcaaaatcaaaagatttctaAAAGCCAATCTGAATAacgtaaagtgaaaaaaataatatatatatatatatatatatatttagactgAGAAGTCTAATATAATCATAATTCTTGAATAAGGAACCATGTCTTCTCAGTAGTTTTATCATTGGATTAAaatatgtttctcttttttaaacaaaaaaaagtttattccctTTTACTTGTTCTTCATACTTCTAATCCATGCTTTTCAAACCATCCTCAACACAACTGGCAAATTCCCCAAAACTAGGTCTGACTATAGCAGTATTCTGCTCaagaaacttcagtggctccttatcatatcaaaaataaaatgcaaatatctctgtttggcatttaaattgaCTCACAATTTAGCTCATCTTTCAAGATTAATTTTTCAGAACTGTCCCTTACTACTCTAGCTGATGTGGTTTATTTATGAATTCATTACATttttggttgttcagtcatttcagtcattgcttgactctttgtaaccccattggtgattttcttggcaaagatcctagatttgccatttccttatttaatttattaatacaACATTTGCTATTCAGACCTCATGTCTTTGTATATGTGATCTCCCATGAtgagaatgctctccctcctcatttcttacTTGAAATCTATAGGTACCTTCGGGACTTAGCTCAAATGCCACCTCAAATGTATGCTCTTCTTATTTCTCTAATACATATTAGAGCTCTTCctgctaataaataaaattacttccTATTAATTCTATATATAAACAGAGTATTTTATATGAGGTAGGAGAGGAAGATAAGCATTTACATCATATCTATTAAATGTCAGGCACTGtgtgctaagagctttacaaatattatcttatttgattctcagagattccctgggaggtaggtgctattgttatcattcacgttttaaaattaaacaaactGAAGTAGAGAAAGGTTGAATGACATCCCCAAAGTTCCCCAGCTAGTACGTACCCAAGACTGAATCTGAGTTTTCCAAACTTCAGACCCAGATCGCTATCATTTGTGCCACCTATTTGCCTCAGAAGTAGAAAGAGACAAAGATCATGGTTTTAGACTATTATATGACAAACTCATATTCTCAGACTCCCACTCCAAAtaaaatgtaagctatttgaacACAGGAATagtctttgtatccttagtgtaCACCATTAACTCAACTATCATGCATGCATATCAGAAGTGTATGAACTGATTTCAGATTCATTACCTAGAGGATTTTGAATGAATGCTTTTCAAATTCAGATCATATTCTagctttagagttggaagggacctaaaAGGTTTATCTAATCCAGCATTCTTATTTCATagctgaggaaatggagacccaaAGATGGATTGACTTGGTCAGGCTCACAATAATGGCAAATGGCAGGGCTAagattcaaattctggttttGTAACTCTAAAATCTAAAGTGCTTTTTCTGATTGATTTGAATTGTGAattaaatggaatggaatgtctGAATACCTAAGAAAAGTTTGTCATATTCCTTTCCTGTGGGATTTTCCATTTCAATAGACTCTTCTATCATTAAGATTGGGTCTGCCTTCCCTAAATGATACATAATTCAGTTTCCCAGGTATTCTATAACATAGTTATCAGTATTAAACTCAATCCACATAGTTTCCATTCTCATAATTTCAAACTATGTATTCTTTCACATTATTCTAATAACTGAATTCATTCTATGGCATATCAATTCTTCCCCAGGGCagtcattatctcatttgtcaAAAACTCATAATGCTGAATGGAATAAATTCAATAGAGGAAAACCACATGCTGACCAGACCGAAGTCACTATTGTGTATGTTGGCGAAGCACAATCATTCCTTATTTGAGACCTCACAATATGTGCTATCTTGGGGTATCAttagttatttaagtatttgattAGAGTGACACCAATGACTAATTTATATGAATTCATAATGAATATTTGATTAACTTTTACAGGGGCTTTGGAGAAAATGAAACTATTTTATCTGTTGACAGGAATATTTGCACTAATTTTTCTAGCCCATGTCTGTTCTTTTAAGGAGAAAATCTTCATTTTGAATCATGAAAAA is drawn from Macrotis lagotis isolate mMagLag1 chromosome 5, bilby.v1.9.chrom.fasta, whole genome shotgun sequence and contains these coding sequences:
- the LOC141489898 gene encoding small ribosomal subunit protein eS12-like, yielding MAEVGIAAGGGMDVNIALQEVLKTALIHDGLARGIREAAKALDKRQAHLCVLASNCDEPMYVRLVEALCAEHQINLIKVDDNKKLGEWVGLCKIDREGKPRKVVGCSCVVVKDYGKESQAKDVIEEYFKCKK